The following nucleotide sequence is from Mangifera indica cultivar Alphonso chromosome 17, CATAS_Mindica_2.1, whole genome shotgun sequence.
ATTATAGGGCActgagttaaaattttaatatgagttttaatagataatgttatgtatatttattttgaatatataaatatatatatttatatgtattattatataattaaatattattttatttttaatttaaaattaattaattatataataatatatatataaaatatctaagaaaataataaattaatttgctaattttatatctaacaaAAATTACTGACGAGGAAGAAATATTCAGATAACataatttactaattttatatcGAAAATATCTAAgaaaatagtaaattaatttgCGAATATActatctattaataaaaatacaacttGCCTTAGTtcaaatgttttgtttatatcaACAACTTAATTTAtccaaattcaatttgagtcaaTTCTTAAACTCAGTTTTAGTTATTGGTTTAGATAAATTTATGgtcaaataaaacaaataacattAAGTCAATTCAATGAATATATACCATAACATaagattataaatttgtttaattgatattattataatatttatttaatttagattgaTCTCTTAGCTAAATCAATATACTATCAAAGAAACTAACTTTAATTGaggaataaaaactaataattttcaataaaaggTCTGTGTGGATCTCCTCCAACGTCAGGAAGTGGGGAAAAAATTCAGATGTACATATTTTCAGATTGATTGTTGGTATAAATGTAACAAGGTTGGTCCATTTATCTTAATAGCTATGACTGGTTACATTCAAAGCATTAAATTGTAATGAATTGATGAATCACCCgcaattattgaaaaagggcaAGAGGATGACATAGAGAGAagctttcttttatataaacaatcGGGGAACAAGACCAGCTCTAGTGTAATGACGTTGACAAGACATAAAACTCAAATCCAGTACCACGCTGATTTTACATTGCTTCTGGTTGGATTTAGTTTTGTGAATAAGTATAAACTTGAGTTGACTTTGACCAAAGATTTGTTCGAATTTAAGAACAACGATATCAAAGggataaaaaatcattaaagaaaaataaaaaactcataatAAAACGaactttaatataataatacaaatgatgtgtcaatCTTAAgatgattataaaaataatcaaatttagaCTAAACTGACTCTGAGCTTAACCTGATTAAGATAGAATCTATATCTAACTGTGAGAATTGCaccaaaaaattttgattttgggtCCACCCGTTGGGATTGAAATCATGGTTTAGATCCTCTGGAACTTTGCTCACATGGTGGCTTATGATTGACAATGCTGGAGAACTTAATTTCTGGTGAACTGTCAGTCATCTCTCTCGTcgtatatttatacataattatcaAGATTCAGAATCCAACGCATAATTCAAAGCTCATTCATGCACGAAAATAAGCGAAAGCTGAGCTTTCTTTTCGGTTTTTCACTGACTAAATCGACAAAAATTCCCGGGCATCTTGTGCAAGGTTAGTTGAAAAATGTAAGAAACCTTTCAGACTCTTCATCATTTTGCGGTATATCATCTAAGAATACACTTTAGATAACTCACTATGAATAACAATTGATTAAGgtgtgaaatttcaaatttgattaaggtgtgaaatttcaaatatagaATTAGaggatttgaattttaatatgtttttttttatgaaaaaaaataggaGGCCTTGACAGTGTGATATGTGTAGATGTATATGTAATTGATTTTgtcacaataataatttatatttataggattgATGAGAAAAAGTTACAACAAAGTGAGGATGAGCAAAGGATCCTAATTCAAACATGATTCGATGGATTGATTTGTACTCTAATAGAATgtttacaatattaaaaatatcccGATTGGAATGTTGGAAAGATTTCCATTGTTGGCAAGGAATATAATAGGAAAATCATAgtggaaaattcaaaattggtATACTGTTAAACAAAGGTTTTCTCACTATCTCAAATTGGAACATCTCCCTTGTTTGATCGATCGGAGTTGTTCCTTGATTGTTGGTCATGCAATTAGTCGCTAGTCATAGTTGTTCAAACAAATTTTCTCGAAGAGATGTTTTTTGGGGATATATTATGTGGATAGAAGAATTGTTAcaagatattataatatatttcaaatatatatttttgtatgttagaatatattttgaatttgtgcTAAATTTGTTGGTAAAAGCCAATAAAAAACAAGCTATGTATAACCCACTTTAAAAAATACTAGTTTCACCCTTACTCTTCAATTTCAACTTTTGACATCCTTTCCAACATCGTCTCCGGCCCCCTCCTTCAACtgcaatgaagagatctctgtctcttcgtcacaccactTACTGTGGCATTAGGAAAATGAGGAGGATAGAGAGGATGTCGGaagctgaagttgaagagtataggtgaaattactatttttgaaagttatggggtgcggttaagtttcaaaaatatgaaaaccctaggtttggaggtaaaaatattattttttaaagtttaaaaactttagacaagagtgaaatattaatttctaaaaccttcGGGGGagtaacaaattttaaatatttttaatttaaaagtaaaataaacattttacttttatttcaaACAGAAAAAGTTAATAGAAGTTGGATCATGGGTggaagtttgattttttcaacTGCCACAAGTGTGATTTTGACTTTTAGCTAAAACTTTGCTAGGAAGTAGTCCTTTTCCTACCTATAAtatatctaaattcaaattgggTTTTGACTTGATTAAAAAGGttccaattaaaatttaatataagttttaattatgttgatattaatatgataattaaaagaCTTATGCCCGCTCAAAGTTATGTATATTGTTAGAGtgacttttattaatttttgaaaaccaaaataattattcatcttttaatttaaaatttattgttagttataaagataaaaacgttatttagtaaaaaaattaaaaaaactaaaattttattatatttctttttaatttaaaaaactaatatttttttcatttaaaatttgaaaagttacctTTACTTCACTAGGATTTTTTTCTCCCTATCTGGTGACCGTCTTTGTTTCGGCTGACAACTAGCGTTCCCACCATCTTTGGGCGTCGACACCCATTTTCATTGATTTGTCTTCATTCTCTAGAAGATTAATGACAAACACCCCTATGGTTTTTCTCATATTAGggtttttatataaatacttttatttcagagtattttatatggattttattgtttgttttttccttCGTAGCTACTTGGGAACGCGGTTCTTCCCATTTGAGATCTACCATTTgggtttatattttattttacttcatgGATTTATATCACAAATGTGAGGCTCCAATCATGCCAAGATCTTTTCCACTTCCCTCAGTGGCCCTTCTCAGTGTAAAATATTTCCTTAATTCTtaattcattcttattttttttaatcaaattgtgTTTTCTACTTCCTTGTTTAAgaaaatagtaaattaatttgcaatttcattatcaaaatctcAATGAGTTAGCATAAAAAATTACCGACGAGGAAGAAATAttcaaataacataatttactaattttatatccaaaatatctaagaaaatagtaaattaatttgCCATTATActatgtattaataaaatacacctTGCCTTAGTTTAATAGTTTTGTTTATATCAAGaacttaatttattcaaattcaatttgagtttattctTAAACTCATTTTAGTTATTAGATTAGATAGATTTATGGTTAAATAAGATGAATCACATTGAGTTAATTCGATGAAACTGTTATGTTGATTGTTAGAgagtgaaaaattttataattattgtaacTCGAACCAACTCTATCTGACAAGGAATATGTACCATACTAAAAgacttaaatttgtttagttaatattattgtaatgtttatttaatttaccaTCAGTCAGTCAGACTAATCAAGATTTAGACTGGTCTCTTAACTAGGCCAATATTAGATTTGACTTCAAAATTGgtattaacaaaacaattaaatttaattgaggAATAAAAACTGACAACAAACGTCAGGAAGTGAGGAAAAAATTCAGATGTATATTTTTTCAGATTGATTGTTGGTATAAATGTAACAAGGTTGGTCTATTTATCCAAATGGCTATGGCTGGTTACGCTTCAAAGCATTAAATTGTAATGAATTGATGAATCACCTgcaattattgaaaaagaacaAGAGGCTGACATAGAGAGAAGCTTTCTTTTATATCAACAGTCGGTAACCAGACCAACACTAGTGTAATAACGTTGACAAGACATAAATTTCAAATCGAGCACCACGCTGATTTTAAACCGCCTTAGGTTGGATATAGTTTTGTGAACAAGGATATatttgagttaagtttgaatGAAACTCTATTTAAGTTTTGTGAATAAGGATATatttgagttaagtttgaatatATCAATACAGACAATGTGTTAATCTTACgatgattataaaaataatcaaatttaaactaaactaagtttgagtttgagtcgaTTAAAATAGAATCTACGCCTAATTGTGAGAATTGCACCAAAAAATTTGTCTTTTGGTCCACCCCGTTGGGATTGAAATCATGGTTTAGACCCTCTGGAACTTTGATCACATGGTAGCTTATGATTTACAATGCTATAGAACATAATTTCTGGCAAACTGTCAGTCATCTATCTTGTCGTATATTTACACATAATTATCCAGATTCAGAATCCAACACATAATTCAAAGCTCATTCATGCACGAAAATAAGCGAAAACTGAGCTTTCTTTTTGGCTTTTCAGAGACTAAATTGACAAAAACTCCTGGGCATCTTGTGCAAGATTTGTTGAAAAATGTGAGAAACCTTTCAGACTCTTCATCATTTATCTAAGAATACACTTTAAATAACTCACTAGATCATTATGTCCACTATGAACAATGCAACAAATATTtggaattatttattatatctaattatattcgGGTGCCCACAAAAAGCATTCAACATacaataatgaatatataataaataattattctgaaaataataaaaaaattctctgCATGAAATGAATTTATCGGATGGCCAGAGATCGGTAGATTCGATTTAAATCGaacacaaataatatttaactcaagattagtttaaaatcaataaactaaaatataaatcagactcaaaaataattttaacttaaaatttgatttaaattggcttgaattaaaatattttaatcaaagcAAACTTaactcatttataaaaatatataaaatttttactttaaattcaacttatttgatataaattcaaattcaaactcaaattacaaatttaacaaTACTAACAAGATTGGGAGCAAAATCAAAGCAAACTTATTTgcatgaattaaaatatttttgtttgttttcatttaaatgaataaaaacaaattatattatttcattgGAATAGCTCGAATTGGATCCAATCTAACAGCTAATAAAACATGCATAAGCACGTGGGATTCCCGAACCTAGCGGTAGGAGAAGAAGATTACAAAAGAGAAGGGCAGGGAGTTTTCTGTCGTCGAGCTCGAAAATTGTGGACAGTTTTTGTTTAAACAGATTCATGTCAGCAAATTTCAGAATTCAGATCGACCAAAGATTTGAAGGCttaatttgattggataaaaaatgTTGCATTGTATCATCAAAATGTAATATTAGAACAATATTGGCACCCATGTGAGGTCCATCTCATACTTTGTTTTAAATGGCAGAATTATAGGGACAAGGGGTCAGCTGACCCCTCTTGCTTTTGAATATGCTTTTGTTAAGGGTGTGTTAATTCGTTtcaaataatctttaattataaaaaataaataatttattaaaattgatatatatatatatatataaataattatatatataataataacaataatcttTGTcacattattttgatattataaaattattaaaatattttattatttattaaaaaagataatattaataataaaagataaattatctgaTTAATacgttattattattttttgtcataGATAGATGGTATTAAAGTGGTGTTAACTGGCAAAATACATTCCAAAATTGGCTGTCTTTTCACTAGTGGATCGCTTACCAAGAGACACTCCGaggcttaaaaaaaaatcacgaGGAAATATAAGTGATAGCTTTGTACAACTTGTTCTTCATATTTACTTCATCTAAGGTAATTGGCCAATTTGGATTCAATAGaatgcatagttttatttattatgtgtaACTTTTATAGGCATATATATTGACAATAAGTGCTTTACGTGGCGTGAGCTTATCAACTTCCATTGAACCTGATCTCCTTGGACAAAAATCAACATAAGTATGACCAATAAttgtttaaagagaaaaaaaaaaaaagtggcaCTCATCTTCTTGCcgtatataattgtaatttatttgatCATTTAAGTCAAGATTACACTAGTGAAAGTGACTTTGATCAATAAATCAAGCTCTACGTGGCcttgtataaaaataaattaaacccaaatgacaaagaattcagttctcaaaatcaaattgacaattaaatttttattatatagacAGTTCGTTTTTGATAAATTGACAATTATTGTCGAAAACAATTTTGGCTGTAAAAAATTTTCTGAACGAAGTAAGATTGATGATTTTAAGTCactaaattagttttttttttttttttatcgagagatgaatataaatagaaaagttaaaatcctattctttaattttgaattagttaaaaaaaaaaactctatatacaaaagaatataaatttactatGATAATAAATCATGAATTATCATTGGTAAAAATGATtcatatgtaaataataataaatcgaTAATTGACACcaatgaatataatatatattaaaaaatggttaTGTTTTAGGACTTCTGtatatttttagggtttatggtaaattaaataaagaaagtttgagtttgtgattagtataatatttaattcCATAATCATGGATCTTTCACTATTTGATCGTCCTTTTTAAGGCATGATCTGAACCAGTTTGGAAATCCTAATGAAACTTGTTTCGGTGGTTGTAGTTTGGAATTTTCTATGTATGCtcacaaaattaaataaatatatataatttcatgtATATGAAACCCTACATGTGGGACATTAGAGAGGCCAATCAAAtgaacaaaatgacaaaaaaaaaaaaattgtatcatatgGGTTGGGACCCCAGATCTACCAATTTAGAAGCCAACTGAACCAGAAAAAACCTGCCACCATATGTTTCTTCtctaaccatttttttttaattctttttgttatttatattgcTCCTGTTCCACTATTGTTTTTAGCCTAAGAATCTAAAGGAAGTAAAGAATATTTATTAGACAGTAATAATTAGATCCGAGGTAACTCAAGTATGCATGGTTACACGattcaaaattaacattttatcagtgttattatgtttttttttttttcatctttgatggtttttttttgtgatgattttttttataatattttttaattgaattgtaatattatttattagttgaATGAGTTAAACATtgatctcaaattaattttttaaaatttgaattgaatttgagttgattcTTATTTGAGagtaattcaaattgaatttaaacttactCTGATTAAGcactattaaataatattatcaaagttgTATCGGGGTAATTTTTACATAGAGTTTGATAATACAAAGTTTCTTTATTCAGTACGTCGGGATAATCATtgattatatattcaatttaaattcggatttttataattacttaataaaatagTGAATAATTTGGGTTTTGTCGGGTGGTGGCAGCCGCAAAAGAAGTTGGACAACCACCGCTGCAGCAGCCTGCAACCTTTCCATTTTCTGGCAATTCCTAGAACGTTCTGGTTTATCATCTCAATTTTGTGCATCACATGCACAGATATTTTTCATCTGTTTTTAATGCAATAATAATCTTCTTGAAAATTGAATATAGAGGGATTTCTTCCTTGGAAAGATGGATATTATTGAAGTTTCTTTGAAAatgatgtttgataaattaatttttttaattttcaataaaatttgatccTACAAGGCATACAAATAATACATGGCCATCCTGTAATTTTGTTGTGTAAATGAGCATCGTATCAAAAAATAATTGGTTAATTAGGACTAAGTATATCATCTCCGTATAACTTAATCGAAGATGTGATAAAAATCATTCTATCTATAAACAAAAAGAGTGATTTTTGacggttttaataattttaactctTGTTATTAAAATCAGATCAGATTGATCGATTCAATAAGTTTGACCGTAAACTGAGTTTTGATCCAGTCTAATTCACTTATAAAAGACCagtttttatcttatatatatttataaaaaaagaaaaatcaaaatcataataaataacattaaaagaatataattgaCTAATTGAATGAAAGTTAAACAGttgtcattaaaaataaaaaaaatattaattagagagagagttactaaaaataaacaaaaattaattaaagagaataattgaattgaattgaattaattttggtgggttgaaataaattaattatttatacaagtgCTTTTAATAGAAGAAATGTAAATGagtgatattaaattattatatttaaatatatattatttatatttaaaaaatatgataaatatttaatagtattcaaaaaaaacattttataatttaaaaactaattaaactATGAATAAGTAAGATAATCGATTCAATTACCAATCTAACTTTAAAAACATCGGTTTTAACATTCTCCTCAATATATTGTTTTCATTCTATATTTTCACGTATCAAATTTCACATATGTCCCTTATCATTATAtgaacaatataattataacctatattaatagaataattaatcaataatttttgtttgaatatagaaatttaatgtataaagattttattatataattatattattatacttgTATTGTGAATTATGAAGATACGgtgaattgtatttttatactttgtcaaatttttataaaaaattattaataaggtaaaaatgaatattagttttcgaaatattaattaaattactttaaaaattctcCTTTATTCTTAATTGTCTGCATGAGATTACATTCATCTTCGTACGTATCGTAGGTGAAAGTtgaattatcaataatttttaaatattaacaattacTGTGTGGGCTCAGAAGGAAaagggggagggggaggggaAGGACCTGATACTGAGTAATTCAGCTTTGTACAAGTTGACGCACATGGATGATACACTGTTTATCGTTAAATTCAAAGCCACCGCATATTCcctttttattcatttgttttttaaagCTTTATCACCTTCATTTGACAGCATTATCAATTCATACCCAATAACTTATccttaggaaaaaaaaaaaaaaaaaaaagcctgtGACTGTTTCCCACCGAAACTCTGATGAAATAACTTTCTTACCCTTTAAGTTTAAATAGTTCATTTTTCAACACAGCCAACAATTTTGTTAGTGAAATTCATTAGATTTTATGATAGATTTTGAAAAAGATAATAGAGTAACATTATGTATATctagttttcaatatttaattaaatatctaaataatgtgttattatatgattaaatgttattatattcttaattcaaaatctcacaattatatgataatacattatataaatacttaattaaatacttaaaacttgATGTCATAGTCttattgaagatgaaaatgcccTTTAATGTTTGACTTGAAAGTTTTAATTGTATGTAATTactttatatgttaaaaaaaaaaaattagaagccCTCCTTCAAAGAATACCTTAAGGACCCGTTTAGctctcagaaaaaaaaaagattattttggtaaattttattaaatatggcaataatttatatctagtatCTATAtctaagataattttttaattttagtaataaaatattacccaaattaaaCGTCTATTAATTATTTCACCATTTTCCTCCCACACTATTGTGCCAAAGAATCCATTGACACAATTGACCATTTTGGCTACTTGTTGCAATTGAATTTCATCTAGATTTTTTGGGGTATTTTTTTACAAAGTTTTGTTATAACTTCTCCTATTGCAATCGAATTTTATCTTCATATTATTAGAAGTTTAACTAGATATTAACCCTATTTATATTGTACAATGTGATAAAAATACTATTTgactattaaaactaaaatccaACTATGTTGAATGGGTggaaaaatagatttttcaatCCTATCGAATGGGAAATGTCATTCACTCTTTATTTGGCCGAAAAAAAATTGACAGTCATTGGTCCACATAATTagtaaattttcattcatactACCATATTAagacacaaataataatttgcaATGCAAGGTGTTGGTTTCCCAATAACTTATACGTGTCAAAAAGCCATTACGTCAATCATGTAGAGATTTCTATCTCCACCGTTATGATCCCAACACGTGGCAGTAAATTGGTGGACTCGGTGCCGACTGTGGTGATGCAATCCTCAACAAAACCTCCTATAAGACAGCTTCTTTGTACATCGAATCAAAAGAATAAAGCAAAACTCTCTGTCTCTGCCACCCTTTGTCATCTTCAACATAAACTCACTGATTTCATTTCAGAATTTCAATCACTGCAAGCCCTTTAGGGAATGCAGAGAGATGGGAGGACCTTCGTTGACAAAGCCTGAGCTGTACGGACGTGTTAAACGGTGCATTGGCGGCCGGAATTGCCACCGGAAACACGTTGAAGACGGGTGATCTTgtgctctctctctttctttcgtTCTTTTTCTGTTATTCTCTTTCTGTAATCGTATAATttctgtaaaaaaaatatttttattaaatggcATCCACGGAGAACTCTCAGCCGTCGTTGCTTCATGGAAGATACGAGTTGGGTCGGTTGTTAGGCCATGGAACTTTCGCCAAAGTCTACCTCGCCCGCCACTTACAAACCGGCAAAAGCGTCGCCATGAAAGTCGTCGGCAAAGAAAAGGTGATTAAAGTAGGCATGATGGAGCAAGTCAAGCGAGAGATCTCGGTAATGAAGATGGTGAAACACAAAAATATCGTCGAGCTTCACGAGGTTATGGCAAGCAAATCCAAGATTTATTTCGCCATGGAGCTGGTTCGAGGCGGCGAACTTTTCAACAAAATTGCCAAAGGTCGATTAAGGGAGGATTTAGCAAGAGTTTATTTCCAACAGTTGATCTCCGCCATCGATTTTTGCCATAGCCGAGGGGTTTATCACCGAGATTTGAAGCCGGAAAATCTTTTACTAGACGAAGATGGAAATCTGAAAGTAACAGATTTCGGGCTTACTGCTTTTTCTGAGCATCTGAAACAGGATGGATTATTGCACACAACTTGCGGTACACCGGCTTATGTAGCACCGGAAGTCATCGGGAAAAAGGGATACGACGGAGCTAAGGCGGATATTTGGTCTTGTGGGGTTATTTTATATGTTCTTCTTGCAGGTTTTTTGCCATTCCAGGATGATAACATTGTGGCTATGTATAGGAAGATTTATCGAGGAGATTTCAAGTGTCCACCCTGGTTTTC
It contains:
- the LOC123200666 gene encoding CBL-interacting serine/threonine-protein kinase 6-like encodes the protein MASTENSQPSLLHGRYELGRLLGHGTFAKVYLARHLQTGKSVAMKVVGKEKVIKVGMMEQVKREISVMKMVKHKNIVELHEVMASKSKIYFAMELVRGGELFNKIAKGRLREDLARVYFQQLISAIDFCHSRGVYHRDLKPENLLLDEDGNLKVTDFGLTAFSEHLKQDGLLHTTCGTPAYVAPEVIGKKGYDGAKADIWSCGVILYVLLAGFLPFQDDNIVAMYRKIYRGDFKCPPWFSPEARRLITKLLDPNPNTRISISKIMESSWFKKPVPKNIKSNNKQENDFEVDDINHGDKLKQPETLNAFHIISLSEGFDLSPLFEEKKREEKEELRFATTRPASSVISKLEEVAKNVKFNVKKSESRVRLQGQECGRKGKLAINADIFSVTPSFVVVEVKKDNGDTLEYNQFCSKELRPALKDIVWMSNEKNSTLA